The proteins below come from a single Garra rufa chromosome 3, GarRuf1.0, whole genome shotgun sequence genomic window:
- the cnep1r1 gene encoding nuclear envelope phosphatase-regulatory subunit 1, which produces MNSLEQAEDLKAFERRLTEYVSCLQPATGRWRMILIVVSVCTATGAWNWLIDPDTQKVSFFSSLWNHPFFTISCVTLIGLFFAGIHKRVVAPSIIAARCRTVLAEYNMSCDDTGKLILKPRPHIQ; this is translated from the exons ATGAATTCATTAGAACAAGCCGAAG ACCTGAAGGCTTTTGAGAGAAGGTTAACAGAGTATGTGTCTTGTTTGCAGCCGGCTACAGGTCGTTGGCGCA TGATTCTAATCGTGGTGTCTGTATGCACAGCCACAGGCGCCTGGAACTGGCTGATAGATCCAGATACTCAAAAA GTTTCTTTCTTCTCATCTTTATGGAATCATCCATTTTTCACTATCAGCTGTGTGACACTGATTGGCCTTTTCTTTGCTGGAATACACAAACGAGTTGTTGCACCATCTAT TATTGCAGCACGCTGCCGGACAGTACTAGCAGAATATAACATGTCCTGTGATGAT ACGGGGAAACTAATCCTGAAACCACGGCCTCATATCCAATAG
- the LOC141332326 gene encoding arylamine N-acetyltransferase, pineal gland isozyme NAT-10-like: MDLKEYLNRIGFTGQYDKADLHNFFTIHKLHVMNIPFENLSIHSGERNSMDLQIIYDKIVKSNRGGWCCENNLLFSWVLKEMGYKFTILGAKVFNSQEQEFLPTDSHLINLVEIDGKQYIADVSFGVSCQIWHPLELISGKDQLQPPGVFRLINNGMKWLLEKTGRKQLVQDKAFANSSLVDKRLTKTLYSFLLTPRDANHFWEMSDILQTSPESLFMLKSICSLQTATGYRALIGWTYSEVTFKEDSDSVYMKEIPDCEMKALLKEKFNLVLANKFTPKNNKANYCI, encoded by the coding sequence ATGGACCTGAAAGAGTACTTGAACAGGATTGGGTTTACAGGCCAATATGACAAAGCCGACCTGCACAATTTCTTCACCATCCACAAGCTGCATGTTATGAATATTCCATTTGAGAACCTCAGCATCCACTCTGGCGAAAGAAACTCAATGGACCTGCAGATCATCTATGACAAAATAGTCAAGAGCAATCGGGGAGGCTGGTGTTGTGAAAACAACCTCTTGTTCTCATGGGTCCTGAAGGAGATGGGATACAAATTCACCATACTAGGCGCCAAAGTGTTCAACTCACAAGAACAGGAGTTCCTCCCCACGGACTCTCATCTCATCAATCTGGTGGAGATTGATGGGAAGCAGTACATTGCAGATGTGAGCTTTGGAGTGTCGTGTCAAATTTGGCATCCCTTAGAGCTGATCTCAGGTAAAGACCAGCTACAGCCACCAGGCGTTTTCCGCCTCATAAATAATGGGATGAAGTGGCTTTTGGAGAAGACCGGAAGGAAGCAATTGGTCCAAGATAAGGCCTTTGCTAATTCCAGCCTCGTTGACAAACGCCTCACCAAAACATTATACTCCTTCCTATTAACACCCCGTGATGCAAATCATTTCTGGGAGATGTCAGATATCCTGCAGACCAGTCCAGAATCTCTGTTCATGCTCAAATCCATTTGCTCCCTTCAGACGGCCACAGGCTACAGAGCACTGATTGGTTGGACGTACAGTGAGGTCACATTCAAAGAAGACTCAGACTCGGTGTACATGAAGGAAATCCCAGACTGTGAGATGAAGGCTTTACTGAAGGAGAAGTTTAACCTGGTGTTAGCTAATAAATTTACACCCAAAAATAACAAAGCTAATTATTGCATCTAG